A window from Nitrospirota bacterium encodes these proteins:
- a CDS encoding CBS domain-containing protein, whose protein sequence is MATVAQIMRKDPKRIPYTMSVRDAAKKMRDERIGSLLVEKNGDLVGIITDTDVVRRAVAGGADLNKMTVQDIMTSPIATIEAMRTVQDAHDMMGDLGVRHLGVTEQGKLVGLISVRDLLVFYKRVSEPKIMQD, encoded by the coding sequence ATGGCGACCGTCGCGCAGATCATGCGAAAGGACCCCAAACGGATCCCCTACACCATGTCGGTGCGGGATGCGGCGAAGAAGATGCGGGATGAACGCATCGGCTCGTTGCTGGTGGAAAAGAACGGAGACCTTGTCGGCATCATCACCGATACCGACGTGGTGCGCCGGGCAGTCGCGGGAGGCGCGGATCTGAATAAGATGACGGTGCAGGACATCATGACTAGCCCGATCGCGACGATCGAAGCAATGCGAACGGTACAGGACGCCCACGATATGATGGGCGATCTGGGGGTCCGGCACCTGGGCGTGACCGAACAAGGCAAGTTGGTGGGCTTGATTTCCGTGCGCGACCTGCTGGTGTTCTATAAGCGCGTGTCGGAACCGAAGATCATGCAGGACTGA
- a CDS encoding zinc-binding dehydrogenase gives MKAVVFREHGGPEKLTYTDAPPPQAGPDEVLIQVKACALNHLDIWIRQGIPAYQIPLPHISGSDVAGIVEAVGERVDGIAVGTRVFVSPGLSCWRCEQCLAGRDNLCPAYGILGAKVDGGYAEFVAVPARNVLPIPGGLTFEQAAAFPLVSVTAWHMLFTLADVKPGETILVMGAGSGVGSMAIQMAKLVGATVITTVGSESKIAKAKELGADEVIQHSKEQVAARVKVLTGGRGVDVVFEHIGPEVWEACLHAMAKGGRLVTCGATTGGEVTLDLRYLFSRQLTLKGSYMGTRAELLAATALIGQGKLRPVIDRVYPLRDARAAQEQLLSRQVFGKIVLRVE, from the coding sequence ATGAAGGCGGTGGTGTTTCGCGAGCATGGCGGGCCGGAGAAGTTGACCTATACGGACGCGCCCCCGCCGCAGGCCGGGCCGGATGAGGTGTTGATTCAGGTCAAAGCCTGCGCGCTGAATCACCTGGACATCTGGATTCGTCAAGGCATCCCGGCGTACCAGATTCCACTCCCGCATATTTCCGGCTCCGATGTGGCCGGGATCGTCGAAGCGGTGGGGGAGCGGGTCGATGGTATCGCCGTCGGGACCCGGGTCTTCGTCTCGCCCGGCCTGAGCTGCTGGCGATGCGAGCAGTGCCTCGCCGGGCGGGATAACCTCTGCCCGGCCTACGGCATTCTCGGCGCGAAGGTGGACGGAGGTTATGCGGAATTCGTCGCCGTGCCTGCCCGGAATGTCCTGCCCATTCCCGGCGGGCTGACCTTCGAGCAGGCCGCCGCGTTCCCGCTCGTCTCCGTGACGGCGTGGCATATGTTGTTCACGTTGGCCGATGTCAAGCCGGGAGAGACGATCCTGGTCATGGGAGCGGGGAGCGGCGTTGGCAGTATGGCCATTCAAATGGCCAAACTCGTCGGCGCGACCGTCATCACGACCGTCGGGTCCGAGAGCAAAATCGCCAAAGCGAAGGAACTCGGCGCGGATGAAGTCATTCAGCATTCAAAAGAGCAGGTGGCGGCGCGAGTGAAGGTGCTCACCGGCGGGCGCGGCGTGGACGTGGTGTTCGAGCATATCGGACCGGAAGTCTGGGAGGCCTGCCTGCATGCGATGGCCAAAGGCGGCCGGCTGGTCACCTGCGGCGCGACGACGGGCGGAGAGGTCACACTCGATCTGCGCTACCTGTTTTCAAGGCAACTGACCCTGAAAGGCTCGTATATGGGCACGCGAGCCGAATTGCTCGCCGCCACAGCGCTGATCGGCCAGGGCAAGCTCCGTCCGGTCATCGACCGGGTCTATCCGCTCCGAGACGCCCGCGCGGCGCAGGAACAACTGCTGAGCCGGCAGGTCTTTGGTAAAATCGTGTTGAGAGTGGAATGA
- a CDS encoding MogA/MoaB family molybdenum cofactor biosynthesis protein translates to MVITCSDTRTPETDDSGQLIMRLLKDQGHEVVAYQVVKDEPAQIKACIESGVANEAVQAIIINGGTGISRRDSTFEAVDGMLEKRLDGFGELFRYLTYQEIGSPAMMSRATAGIVRGRVLFSTPGSMNAVRLAMEKLILPELGHLIKELTK, encoded by the coding sequence ATGGTCATTACCTGCAGCGACACGCGCACGCCGGAGACCGACGACAGCGGCCAGCTCATTATGCGCCTGTTGAAGGATCAAGGGCATGAAGTCGTCGCGTACCAGGTCGTCAAGGACGAGCCGGCGCAGATCAAGGCATGCATCGAAAGCGGCGTGGCGAACGAGGCGGTTCAGGCGATCATCATCAACGGCGGCACCGGGATCTCGCGGCGCGATTCCACGTTCGAGGCGGTCGACGGGATGTTGGAAAAACGGCTGGACGGTTTCGGGGAACTGTTCCGCTACCTGACCTACCAGGAAATCGGATCGCCCGCCATGATGAGCCGGGCCACCGCAGGGATCGTGCGGGGCCGGGTTCTGTTCTCCACCCCCGGCTCGATGAACGCCGTCCGGCTCGCGATGGAAAAATTAATCCTGCCGGAGTTGGGGCATCTGATCAAAGAGCTCACCAAGTAA
- a CDS encoding gamma-glutamylcyclotransferase family protein: MKLFVYADNLNPTQLKRRAPEHQFLFKAYLPDHTIQFCRWSSQWRCGLASAVPSPGEKVWGIVVEITDEDLKLMDEFEGDVPPGAFRHLPVTVITEEGEKVLVTTHAATPIGKFKPKEHYLEWVLKGLKHWKLPDECIEQWKSYVPR; the protein is encoded by the coding sequence ATGAAATTATTCGTCTATGCCGACAATTTGAATCCGACTCAGCTCAAGCGGCGGGCGCCGGAGCATCAGTTCCTCTTTAAGGCCTATCTGCCCGACCACACGATTCAGTTCTGCCGCTGGTCTTCCCAATGGCGCTGCGGCCTCGCCAGCGCCGTCCCGTCTCCCGGCGAAAAAGTCTGGGGCATCGTGGTGGAGATCACGGACGAAGACCTGAAGCTCATGGATGAGTTCGAGGGCGATGTCCCGCCCGGCGCGTTCCGGCACCTGCCGGTCACCGTTATCACGGAAGAAGGCGAGAAAGTGCTCGTCACGACCCACGCGGCCACGCCCATCGGGAAATTCAAGCCCAAAGAACATTACCTGGAATGGGTCTTGAAGGGGCTTAAGCACTGGAAGTTGCCCGACGAGTGCATCGAGCAGTGGAAGTCCTACGTGCCGCGTTAG
- a CDS encoding (2Fe-2S) ferredoxin domain-containing protein, whose protein sequence is MPKPKYHIVVCTNSRPPGHPKPSCGAAGSANILMALNMGLMERGYQPGQVLVTGSACLGPCEHGPTLVVYPDGIWYSKVTEADVPAILDEHIGKGTPVQKLNPDAIWR, encoded by the coding sequence ATGCCGAAGCCCAAATATCACATTGTGGTCTGCACCAATTCCCGTCCGCCTGGGCATCCGAAGCCATCCTGTGGAGCGGCGGGATCGGCCAACATCCTCATGGCCCTCAACATGGGACTGATGGAGCGCGGCTATCAGCCCGGCCAGGTGTTGGTCACCGGCTCCGCCTGCTTGGGTCCCTGCGAACACGGCCCCACGCTCGTGGTCTATCCGGACGGGATCTGGTACTCCAAAGTGACCGAGGCCGACGTGCCGGCCATCCTCGACGAACACATCGGCAAGGGCACACCCGTCCAGAAGCTCAATCCCGACGCCATCTGGCGCTGA